One segment of Burkholderia multivorans ATCC BAA-247 DNA contains the following:
- a CDS encoding AraC family transcriptional regulator — translation MRPTVHRLPGRYYARLARIVAEHMRDPSEFIARCGFDPRTLHDPAATLTLAQLDRLIETASAVSGCAHLGLDAGRYARLTSHGPLGYALLSCSTLEELVRLAARYYHLIVPVVTMRYVRRGRFAEITYTPTVAMQARTLRFFVEALAVAFQVQIDGIVGAEADDYEIRLSTEAPADVHRYLGRRLARYRFGARSTPGVTIVIAASLLERPLPMANALSKRVAEAQCEARTRARADANDVVELIEMMLTQSADFRLSREEVAAAMNVTVRTLNRYLCSQGHTFRDVCQRTRFAHACRLLDEGRLTVTQIAAKVGFSDVANFSRGFREYIGVSPTRYTALSARASAKDAA, via the coding sequence GTGCGCCCTACCGTCCATCGCCTGCCTGGTCGCTACTACGCGCGCCTTGCGCGGATCGTCGCCGAACACATGCGCGACCCGAGCGAATTCATCGCGCGCTGCGGGTTCGACCCGCGCACGCTGCACGATCCGGCCGCGACGCTCACGCTCGCGCAGCTCGACCGGCTGATCGAAACGGCAAGCGCGGTCAGCGGCTGCGCGCACCTCGGGCTCGATGCCGGGCGCTACGCACGGCTCACGTCGCACGGCCCGCTCGGCTATGCGCTGCTCAGCTGCAGCACGCTCGAGGAACTCGTGCGGCTCGCCGCGCGCTACTACCATCTGATCGTGCCGGTCGTCACGATGCGCTATGTGCGGCGCGGCCGGTTCGCGGAAATTACCTACACGCCGACCGTCGCGATGCAGGCGCGCACGCTGCGCTTTTTCGTCGAGGCGCTCGCGGTCGCGTTTCAGGTGCAGATCGACGGCATCGTCGGCGCGGAGGCCGACGACTACGAAATCCGTCTGTCGACGGAGGCGCCCGCCGACGTCCACCGCTATCTCGGGCGCCGCCTCGCGCGCTATCGGTTCGGCGCGCGCAGCACGCCGGGCGTCACGATCGTGATCGCCGCGTCGCTGCTCGAGCGGCCGCTGCCGATGGCGAACGCGCTGTCGAAACGCGTGGCGGAAGCGCAGTGCGAAGCGCGCACGCGCGCGCGTGCGGACGCAAACGACGTCGTGGAACTGATCGAGATGATGCTGACGCAGAGCGCGGATTTCCGGCTCTCGAGGGAGGAGGTCGCGGCCGCGATGAACGTGACCGTGCGTACGCTAAACCGCTATCTGTGCAGCCAGGGACACACGTTCCGCGACGTATGCCAGCGCACGCGGTTCGCGCATGCGTGCCGACTGCTCGACGAAGGCCGGCTGACGGTGACGCAGATCGCGGCGAAGGTCGGCTTCAGCGACGTCGCGAACTTCAGCCGCGGGTTTCGCGAGTACATCGGCGTATCGCCGACGCGCTACACGGCGCTATCCGCGCGCGCGTCGGCCAAAGACGCAGCGTGA
- a CDS encoding 2,4'-dihydroxyacetophenone dioxygenase family protein, with product MFYENVATECIDDASIPWVPMSDKLPDVLLKYFKLDPTRGEIIALMKSPGHGRLPKHHHTGTVIVYTLQGRWKYIEHDWVAGPGSLVFETAASRHTPEALPGDDIVTLNIVQGDLVYLDEEDRVLSIENWKTAMQRYRTHCERNGIVPKDISAFGG from the coding sequence ATGTTCTACGAAAACGTGGCGACCGAATGCATCGACGACGCGTCGATTCCCTGGGTACCGATGTCGGACAAGCTGCCCGACGTGCTGCTGAAGTATTTCAAGCTCGACCCGACGCGCGGCGAAATCATCGCGCTGATGAAGTCGCCGGGTCACGGCCGGCTGCCGAAGCATCACCACACGGGAACGGTGATCGTCTACACGCTGCAGGGGCGATGGAAATACATCGAGCACGACTGGGTCGCGGGCCCGGGCAGCCTCGTGTTCGAGACGGCCGCGTCGCGCCACACGCCGGAAGCGCTGCCGGGCGACGACATCGTGACGCTGAACATCGTGCAGGGCGATCTCGTCTATCTCGACGAGGAGGATCGCGTGCTGTCGATCGAAAACTGGAAGACGGCGATGCAGCGCTACCGCACGCATTGCGAACGCAACGGCATCGTGCCGAAGGACATCTCCGCGTTCGGCGGCTGA
- a CDS encoding SDR family oxidoreductase: MKSNSLRLAGKRAFITGAAGGLGSAIASRMAEHGARVYLTDNGDAAALARLADRINSACGEQVAWSAVQDVRDEARWDALLAEAADAMGGVSVLVNNAGVGSRGGLASIEQKEWRRVMEVNVESIMLGCKHAMPYLRDAQPASIVNISSVAAFRVDPDLIAYNTSKAAVAMLTKSIAIDCTRNRVDVRCNSVHPAYVRTGMVAAVFEQLGDEAATRELTRHIPMGRLGEPDDVAYAVLYLASDESRFVTASELVVDGGLCPA, translated from the coding sequence ATGAAATCGAACTCTCTTCGTCTCGCCGGTAAGCGGGCGTTCATCACGGGCGCCGCCGGCGGCCTCGGCAGCGCGATCGCGAGCCGGATGGCCGAGCACGGCGCGCGCGTCTACCTGACCGACAACGGCGACGCCGCCGCCCTCGCGCGGCTCGCGGACCGGATCAACAGCGCGTGCGGCGAGCAGGTCGCATGGAGCGCGGTCCAGGACGTGCGCGACGAAGCGCGCTGGGACGCGTTGCTCGCCGAGGCGGCCGACGCGATGGGCGGCGTGTCGGTACTCGTCAACAACGCGGGCGTCGGCTCGCGCGGCGGCCTCGCGTCGATTGAGCAGAAGGAATGGCGCCGCGTGATGGAGGTCAACGTCGAAAGCATCATGCTCGGCTGCAAGCATGCGATGCCATACCTGCGCGATGCGCAGCCGGCGTCGATCGTGAATATCTCGTCGGTCGCCGCGTTCCGCGTGGACCCGGACCTGATCGCGTACAACACGTCGAAGGCCGCGGTCGCGATGCTGACGAAGTCGATCGCGATCGACTGCACGCGCAACCGCGTCGACGTGCGCTGCAACTCCGTGCATCCGGCCTATGTGCGCACCGGCATGGTCGCGGCCGTATTCGAGCAGCTCGGCGACGAAGCCGCGACGCGCGAACTCACGCGCCACATTCCGATGGGGCGGCTCGGCGAGCCGGACGACGTCGCGTACGCGGTGCTGTATCTCGCGTCCGACGAAAGCCGCTTCGTCACGGCGTCGGAGCTCGTCGTCGACGGCGGGCTGTGTCCGGCGTAA
- a CDS encoding MFS transporter: MSSSAGKYADAGLALVPRPQIDAVYAKVTRRLVPFLFVCYLFSFIDRSNVGFAQLQMKSSLGFSDAAYGIGATMFFVGYALFEVPSNLLLQRIGARATLFRIMVLWGAASAATMFVRTPAQFYLLRFLLGVFEAGFFPGIVLYLTYWFPSNRRARVIALILMASVAAGFVTGPVSGVILKSLHEAGGLEGWQWMFVLEGLPTMIAAGFVFVLLPDRPEHAAWLDDAEKARIREALEETDEPLESRSLLRVLSDPRAYLLAFGIFVNGCTGYFLAFWVPTLIRELGVADPRAIGLYTVIPNAFGIVAMILYGRHSDLRNEQRMHWALAFVVAAIGFVALGRTVQHSLPWTIAALAFGGSALVSSTPIFWAMATRYFPKGRAAAGIAFVNSLASLSGASPALVGLVKARTGSLVPAIDVMAVMLVVAALAVGYGMRNALPAAARGPHGR, encoded by the coding sequence ATGTCCTCCAGTGCAGGCAAGTATGCGGACGCGGGGCTCGCGCTCGTGCCGCGGCCGCAGATCGATGCGGTGTATGCGAAGGTCACGCGGCGTCTCGTGCCGTTCCTGTTCGTCTGCTATCTGTTCAGCTTCATCGATCGCTCGAACGTCGGCTTCGCGCAGCTGCAGATGAAGTCGTCGCTCGGCTTCAGCGACGCGGCCTACGGAATCGGCGCGACCATGTTCTTCGTCGGCTACGCGCTGTTCGAGGTGCCGAGCAACCTGCTGCTGCAGCGAATCGGCGCACGCGCGACGCTGTTCCGGATCATGGTGCTGTGGGGCGCGGCATCCGCCGCGACGATGTTCGTGCGCACGCCGGCCCAGTTCTATCTGCTGCGCTTTCTGCTCGGCGTATTCGAGGCCGGCTTCTTTCCCGGCATCGTGCTGTACCTGACGTACTGGTTTCCGTCGAACCGCCGTGCGCGCGTGATCGCGCTGATCCTGATGGCGAGCGTCGCCGCCGGCTTCGTCACGGGCCCGGTCTCGGGCGTGATCCTGAAATCGCTGCACGAAGCGGGCGGGCTCGAAGGGTGGCAGTGGATGTTCGTGCTCGAAGGGCTGCCGACGATGATCGCGGCCGGTTTCGTGTTCGTGCTGCTGCCCGACCGGCCCGAGCACGCAGCGTGGCTCGACGACGCGGAGAAGGCGCGGATTCGCGAGGCGCTCGAGGAAACCGACGAGCCGCTCGAGTCGCGTTCGCTGCTGCGCGTGCTGAGCGATCCGCGCGCGTATCTGCTCGCATTCGGCATCTTCGTGAACGGATGCACGGGCTACTTCCTCGCGTTCTGGGTGCCGACGCTGATCCGCGAACTCGGCGTCGCCGATCCGCGCGCGATCGGCCTGTACACGGTGATTCCGAACGCGTTCGGGATCGTCGCGATGATTCTTTACGGCCGCCATTCGGATCTTCGCAACGAGCAGCGGATGCACTGGGCGCTTGCGTTCGTCGTCGCCGCGATCGGCTTCGTCGCGCTCGGCCGCACGGTGCAGCACAGCCTGCCGTGGACGATCGCCGCGCTCGCGTTCGGCGGCTCCGCACTGGTGTCGTCGACGCCGATCTTCTGGGCGATGGCGACCCGCTACTTTCCGAAAGGCCGCGCGGCGGCCGGCATCGCGTTCGTCAATTCGCTCGCGAGCCTGTCGGGCGCGAGCCCGGCGCTCGTCGGCCTCGTGAAGGCGCGCACCGGCAGCCTCGTGCCCGCGATCGACGTGATGGCCGTGATGCTCGTGGTCGCGGCGCTCGCGGTCGGCTACGGAATGCGCAATGCGCTGCCCGCGGCCGCACGCGGCCCGCACGGCCGATGA
- a CDS encoding class II aldolase/adducin family protein — translation MNESDVKRSVSAQEWQARVDLAAAYRLTALFGWDDLVYTHISMRIPGTHAFLLNPYGMMFDEITASSLVKIDLDGNKLAPSEYDINPAGFTIHSAVHAAREDVACVMHTHSLNGVAVSAQADGLLPISQQALLVMRSLAYHDYEGIAVEPDEKPRLVRDLGERNVMLLRNHGLLTVGASAAAAFVGMYFAEAACAIQVRAQAGGGALRTIPQPILDGIARQSRITTRDMGPEQLVWPGLLRRLDRRNPGYAS, via the coding sequence ATGAACGAATCCGACGTGAAGCGCAGCGTGTCCGCGCAGGAATGGCAGGCACGCGTCGATCTGGCCGCGGCGTACCGGCTGACCGCGCTGTTCGGTTGGGACGACCTCGTCTATACGCATATCTCGATGCGTATTCCGGGCACGCACGCATTCCTGCTGAACCCGTACGGGATGATGTTCGACGAGATCACGGCCTCGTCGCTCGTGAAGATCGATCTCGACGGCAACAAGCTCGCGCCGTCCGAGTACGACATCAATCCGGCGGGCTTCACGATCCACAGCGCCGTGCACGCGGCGCGCGAGGACGTCGCGTGCGTGATGCATACGCATTCGCTGAACGGCGTCGCGGTGTCGGCGCAGGCCGACGGACTCCTGCCGATCTCGCAGCAGGCGCTGCTCGTGATGCGCTCGCTCGCGTATCACGACTACGAAGGGATCGCCGTCGAGCCGGACGAGAAGCCGCGGCTCGTGCGCGATCTCGGCGAGCGCAACGTGATGCTGCTGCGCAACCACGGGCTGCTGACGGTCGGCGCGAGCGCGGCCGCCGCGTTCGTCGGCATGTATTTCGCGGAAGCCGCGTGTGCGATCCAGGTGCGCGCGCAGGCGGGCGGCGGCGCGCTGCGCACGATCCCGCAGCCGATCCTCGACGGGATCGCGCGACAGTCCCGCATCACCACGCGCGACATGGGCCCCGAGCAGCTCGTCTGGCCGGGCCTGCTGCGCCGGCTCGATCGGCGCAATCCCGGCTATGCGAGCTGA
- a CDS encoding porin, whose amino-acid sequence MRTTSLALCGATLALASGAALAADSSVTLYGIADTFIQYLGNGGAHSFSERSGGSSTSVFGLTGTEDLGGGLRVRFVLENGFNLNNGSLYLDSTAMFVRQSWVGLQHDRYGTLSFGRQYGPGFYLVYPTDPFGLNDATSLYSGNMATIDRRTLATQYDTGRADNSILYQSPVLGGWRLRAMYAFASSVTQPLRRTNGNEFGATLSYSAHGLYAGIGYGNQRSGTLSFPGLPAALDVPSAQYFGAALGYRWGIVNFQFHYTYSRPDDPSPGSLTARLDSAHPYSVVQLGATIAATVSDTIEVAVAHRNVRGAHDNAIGAELGIDHSLSKRTSVYARAGWIRNNGSSTASWSGVSVSAPGATQVLAGVGITHRF is encoded by the coding sequence ATGCGGACAACCTCGCTGGCGCTCTGCGGCGCCACGCTCGCGCTCGCGTCGGGCGCCGCGTTGGCGGCCGACTCGTCGGTGACGCTGTACGGCATTGCCGATACGTTCATCCAGTATCTGGGCAACGGCGGCGCGCATTCGTTTTCGGAGCGCAGCGGCGGCTCGTCGACGTCGGTGTTCGGGCTGACCGGCACCGAGGATCTCGGCGGCGGGCTGCGCGTGCGCTTCGTGCTCGAGAACGGCTTCAACCTGAACAACGGCTCGCTGTACCTCGACAGCACCGCGATGTTCGTCCGTCAGTCGTGGGTCGGCCTGCAGCACGACCGCTACGGCACGCTGTCGTTCGGCCGCCAGTACGGGCCCGGCTTCTATCTCGTGTATCCGACCGACCCGTTCGGGCTGAACGATGCGACGTCGCTGTATTCGGGCAACATGGCGACGATCGACCGGCGCACGCTCGCGACGCAGTACGACACGGGCCGCGCGGACAACTCGATCCTGTATCAGTCGCCGGTGCTCGGCGGCTGGCGGCTGCGCGCGATGTACGCGTTCGCGTCGAGCGTCACGCAGCCGCTGCGTCGCACGAACGGCAACGAGTTCGGCGCGACGCTGAGCTATTCGGCACACGGACTGTACGCCGGCATCGGCTACGGCAACCAGCGCTCGGGCACGCTGTCGTTCCCCGGCTTGCCGGCCGCGCTCGACGTGCCGAGCGCGCAGTACTTCGGCGCGGCGCTCGGTTACCGGTGGGGCATCGTCAACTTCCAGTTTCATTACACCTACAGCCGGCCGGACGATCCCTCGCCGGGCTCGCTGACGGCCCGGCTCGACAGCGCCCACCCGTACAGCGTCGTGCAGCTCGGCGCCACCATCGCCGCGACGGTATCCGACACGATCGAAGTCGCGGTGGCGCACCGCAACGTGCGCGGCGCGCACGACAATGCGATCGGCGCGGAGCTCGGCATCGACCATTCGCTGTCGAAGCGCACCAGCGTGTATGCGCGTGCCGGCTGGATCCGCAACAACGGCAGCTCGACGGCGAGCTGGAGCGGCGTGTCGGTGTCCGCGCCGGGCGCGACGCAGGTGCTCGCCGGCGTCGGCATCACGCACCGGTTCTGA
- a CDS encoding (2Fe-2S)-binding protein, which produces MITLTLNGSEQHFDGNPDMPLLWYLRDVLGHTGTKFGCGMALCGACTVHLDGVAIRSCITPVAAAAGKHVTTIEGLSADATHPLQQAWQELNVAQCGYCQAGQIMQAASLLKTNPHPTDADIDDAMSGNICRCGTYTRIRAAIRLAASRGGAA; this is translated from the coding sequence ATGATCACGCTGACCCTCAACGGTAGCGAGCAGCACTTCGACGGCAATCCCGACATGCCGTTGCTCTGGTATCTGCGCGACGTGCTCGGTCACACGGGCACGAAGTTCGGCTGCGGCATGGCGCTCTGCGGCGCCTGTACGGTGCATCTCGACGGCGTCGCGATCCGCTCGTGCATCACGCCGGTCGCGGCGGCCGCCGGCAAGCACGTGACGACGATCGAAGGACTGTCGGCCGACGCGACGCATCCGCTGCAGCAGGCCTGGCAGGAACTGAACGTCGCGCAATGCGGCTACTGCCAGGCCGGGCAGATCATGCAGGCCGCGTCGCTGCTGAAGACGAACCCGCACCCGACCGATGCCGACATCGACGACGCGATGTCCGGCAACATCTGCCGCTGCGGCACCTACACGCGCATTCGCGCGGCGATCCGGCTCGCGGCGAGCCGCGGAGGTGCCGCATGA
- a CDS encoding xanthine dehydrogenase family protein molybdopterin-binding subunit, producing MNAQPLSVCNESRRALLLGFASGGLLLAFGVPSLAQAAAGQPPVSANPQYGGAGMPHGLRDDPNLFVAIAPDGTVTVTCIRSEMGQGVRTSVALVVADELGADWARVKVAQAVGDEARYGNQNTDGSRSLRQSFAALRRAGAAARTMLEQAAAATWGIDVRQVKATVHQVVDTKSGRRLGYGELAAKAAALPVPDSAALVLKAPTEFRYIGKGETALIDGRDIVAGRAQYGIDTRLDGMLYAVVARPPAYGDTVASFDAAAAERLPGVVKIVPLASTPLPAGFQPLGGVAVVARDTWTAIQARKQLKIDWKRGPNAGYDSAAYRKTLEAAAAQPGDVIRNDGDTAAALAGAAKRVRATYYVPHLAHATMEPPAALARVADGRCEVWTCTQAPQTTRDEVAKALGLPAERVTVNVTLLGGGFGRKSKPDYVVEAALLSKAVGAPVKLTFTREDDIAHDYFHAVSLEAFDGALDAAGKVVAWQHRTVAPSIQSTFKAGVVHEQPSELAQGIADLPFAIPNVRIENPAAPAHTRIGWFRSVYNIPHAFGIQSFVAELAHAAGRDPKDFLLDLIGPARRFEPHIAVKNVNYGEDPALYPVDTGRLRRVVETVAREARWGRTLPKGHGLGIAAHRSFVSYTAVVCEVQVGDDGAIAVPRVDIAIDCGPQVNPERVRSQLEGAVVMGLGLALHGEITFKDGQPEQSNFNGFQVLRMNEAPREIRVHLVAPDDYATPLGGVGEPGLPPVAPALTNAIFAATGKRIRSLPIADQLRDSKVA from the coding sequence ATGAACGCGCAGCCACTCTCCGTCTGCAACGAAAGCCGCCGCGCGCTGCTGCTCGGTTTCGCATCGGGCGGGCTGCTGCTCGCGTTCGGCGTACCGTCGCTCGCGCAGGCGGCCGCCGGACAGCCGCCCGTCAGCGCGAATCCGCAATACGGCGGCGCCGGCATGCCGCACGGGCTGCGCGACGATCCCAATCTGTTCGTCGCGATCGCACCGGACGGCACCGTGACCGTCACCTGCATCCGCTCGGAGATGGGGCAGGGCGTGCGCACCAGCGTCGCGCTCGTCGTCGCCGACGAGCTCGGTGCCGACTGGGCGCGCGTCAAGGTCGCGCAGGCAGTCGGCGACGAAGCGCGCTACGGCAACCAGAACACCGACGGCTCGCGCAGCCTGCGCCAGAGTTTCGCCGCGCTGCGTCGCGCGGGCGCGGCCGCGCGCACGATGCTCGAGCAGGCGGCGGCCGCGACGTGGGGCATCGACGTACGGCAGGTGAAGGCGACCGTGCATCAGGTCGTCGACACGAAGAGCGGACGCCGGCTCGGCTACGGCGAGCTGGCCGCGAAGGCGGCGGCGCTGCCCGTGCCCGATTCGGCGGCGCTCGTGCTGAAGGCGCCGACCGAGTTCCGCTATATCGGCAAGGGCGAGACTGCGCTGATCGACGGTCGCGACATCGTCGCGGGCCGCGCGCAGTACGGGATCGACACGCGGCTCGACGGGATGCTGTACGCGGTCGTCGCGCGGCCGCCCGCTTACGGCGACACGGTCGCGTCGTTCGATGCGGCCGCCGCGGAGAGGCTGCCGGGCGTCGTGAAGATCGTGCCGCTCGCATCGACGCCGCTGCCCGCCGGCTTCCAGCCGCTCGGCGGCGTGGCCGTCGTCGCACGCGACACGTGGACGGCGATCCAGGCGCGCAAGCAGTTGAAGATCGACTGGAAGCGCGGGCCGAACGCCGGCTACGATTCGGCCGCGTACCGGAAGACGCTCGAAGCGGCCGCCGCGCAACCGGGCGACGTGATCCGCAACGACGGCGACACGGCCGCGGCGCTCGCGGGTGCCGCGAAGCGCGTGCGCGCGACCTACTACGTGCCGCATCTCGCGCACGCGACGATGGAGCCGCCGGCCGCGCTCGCGCGTGTGGCCGACGGCCGCTGCGAGGTGTGGACCTGCACGCAGGCGCCGCAGACCACGCGCGACGAAGTCGCGAAGGCGCTCGGGCTGCCGGCGGAGCGCGTGACGGTCAACGTGACGCTGCTCGGCGGCGGCTTCGGCCGCAAGTCGAAGCCCGACTACGTCGTCGAGGCCGCGCTGCTGTCGAAGGCGGTCGGCGCGCCCGTGAAGCTCACGTTCACGCGCGAGGACGACATCGCACACGACTATTTCCACGCGGTGTCGCTCGAAGCGTTCGACGGCGCGCTCGACGCGGCGGGCAAGGTCGTCGCGTGGCAGCACCGGACGGTCGCACCGTCGATCCAGTCGACGTTCAAGGCCGGCGTCGTGCACGAGCAGCCGAGCGAGCTTGCACAGGGCATCGCCGATCTGCCGTTCGCGATTCCGAACGTGCGCATCGAGAATCCGGCCGCGCCCGCGCATACGCGGATCGGCTGGTTCCGATCGGTCTACAACATTCCGCATGCGTTCGGGATCCAGAGCTTCGTCGCGGAACTCGCGCATGCCGCAGGCCGCGATCCGAAGGACTTTCTGCTCGACCTGATCGGCCCCGCGCGACGCTTCGAGCCGCATATCGCGGTGAAGAACGTCAACTACGGCGAAGATCCGGCGCTGTATCCGGTCGATACCGGGCGGCTGCGACGCGTCGTCGAGACCGTCGCGCGCGAGGCCCGCTGGGGGCGCACGCTGCCGAAAGGGCATGGCCTCGGCATCGCCGCGCATCGCAGCTTCGTGTCGTACACGGCAGTCGTGTGCGAAGTGCAGGTCGGCGACGACGGTGCGATCGCGGTGCCGCGCGTCGACATCGCGATCGACTGCGGTCCGCAGGTGAATCCGGAGCGCGTGCGCTCGCAGCTCGAAGGCGCGGTCGTGATGGGGCTCGGACTCGCGCTGCACGGCGAGATCACGTTCAAGGACGGTCAGCCGGAGCAGAGCAACTTCAACGGCTTCCAGGTGCTGCGGATGAACGAGGCGCCGCGCGAGATCCGCGTGCATCTCGTCGCGCCGGACGACTATGCGACCCCGCTCGGCGGCGTCGGCGAGCCCGGCCTGCCGCCCGTCGCGCCCGCACTGACCAACGCGATCTTTGCGGCGACCGGCAAGCGGATCCGCAGCTTGCCGATCGCGGATCAACTGCGCGACAGCAAGGTCGCGTGA
- a CDS encoding NADPH:quinone oxidoreductase family protein has product MKAVLCTAFGPIDTLRIDDVAIPEPGAGQVRVRVKAASLNFPDALIVQGLYQVKPALPFSPGAEFAGVIDAVGDGVTDWRPGEAVVAFTGHGGFAEQCLADARQIAALPPGMTFEQGAALVLAYGTSLHALQQRARLQAGETLLVLGAAGGVGLAAIEIAKALGARVIAAASSADKLALCRAAGADDTIDYATEDLRRRVDELTGGRGADVVYDPVGGAYTEAALRATAWRGRFLVVGFAAGEIPKIALNLALLKERDILGVFWGDAVRRDPAQHAANMRQLAQWFATGKIRPAITERVPLAHAIDAIARIANRQVKGKVVILPEA; this is encoded by the coding sequence ATGAAAGCCGTGTTGTGTACCGCGTTCGGACCGATCGACACGTTGCGTATCGACGACGTCGCGATTCCGGAACCGGGCGCCGGGCAGGTGCGCGTGCGCGTGAAGGCCGCGTCGCTGAACTTTCCCGACGCATTGATCGTGCAGGGCTTGTATCAGGTGAAGCCGGCGCTGCCGTTCTCGCCCGGCGCGGAGTTTGCCGGCGTGATCGATGCTGTTGGCGACGGCGTGACCGACTGGCGACCCGGCGAGGCGGTCGTCGCGTTTACCGGCCACGGTGGTTTCGCCGAGCAGTGCCTCGCCGACGCGCGTCAGATCGCCGCGTTGCCGCCGGGGATGACGTTCGAACAGGGCGCGGCGCTCGTGCTCGCGTACGGCACGTCGCTGCACGCACTGCAGCAGCGTGCGCGGCTGCAAGCGGGCGAAACCCTGCTGGTGCTCGGGGCGGCCGGCGGCGTCGGGCTCGCGGCGATCGAGATCGCGAAGGCGCTCGGCGCGCGCGTGATCGCGGCCGCGTCGAGCGCCGACAAGCTCGCGCTGTGCCGCGCAGCGGGCGCCGACGATACGATCGACTATGCGACCGAAGATCTGCGCCGACGCGTCGACGAACTGACCGGCGGGCGCGGCGCGGACGTCGTCTACGATCCGGTGGGCGGCGCCTATACGGAAGCGGCGTTGCGTGCGACCGCGTGGCGCGGCCGCTTTCTCGTCGTCGGCTTCGCGGCCGGCGAGATCCCGAAGATCGCACTGAATCTCGCGCTGCTGAAGGAGCGCGACATCCTCGGCGTGTTCTGGGGCGACGCCGTGCGGCGCGATCCGGCGCAGCATGCGGCGAACATGCGTCAGCTCGCGCAGTGGTTCGCGACCGGCAAGATTCGGCCTGCGATTACCGAGCGCGTGCCGCTCGCGCACGCGATCGACGCGATCGCACGGATCGCAAACCGGCAGGTGAAGGGCAAGGTCGTGATTCTGCCCGAGGCGTGA
- a CDS encoding Crp/Fnr family transcriptional regulator: MTHQTNNVIELPYALDVNHFLSALDGANRSALVPHLQLCHVDTGEILCDAGSTLPAVYFPVTTAVSVQYTMAGKPTLAVAEIGCEGVVCDDVVGGDSAMPRRVVVYRGGFAYRIDARRFNNACDASPLIRRQIFMRVQVVLAQISQTLFCSRHHPMQHQLGRWLLIAHDRSRSVEIPITHGMLAQMLGVRRETITDIAQTLQKLGLIRQHRGSIVLTDPAALANATCGCHRAIRDEAQRILAFGRETRAQTECRVHTL; the protein is encoded by the coding sequence GTGACACATCAGACAAACAACGTCATCGAGCTGCCGTACGCGCTCGATGTTAACCACTTCTTGTCTGCGCTGGACGGGGCAAACCGTTCGGCATTGGTACCTCATTTGCAGCTCTGTCACGTCGACACGGGCGAGATTCTGTGCGACGCCGGTTCGACACTGCCAGCCGTCTATTTTCCGGTGACGACCGCCGTGTCGGTGCAATACACGATGGCCGGCAAACCGACGCTCGCCGTCGCGGAGATCGGTTGCGAGGGCGTGGTCTGTGACGATGTCGTGGGCGGTGACAGCGCGATGCCGCGCCGCGTGGTCGTGTACCGCGGCGGTTTCGCGTACCGGATCGACGCGCGGCGCTTCAACAACGCATGCGATGCATCGCCGCTGATTCGGCGGCAGATCTTCATGCGCGTGCAAGTCGTGCTCGCGCAGATCTCGCAGACGCTCTTCTGCAGCCGTCACCATCCGATGCAGCACCAGCTCGGTCGCTGGCTGCTGATCGCGCACGACCGCTCGCGCAGCGTCGAGATACCGATCACGCATGGGATGCTCGCGCAGATGCTCGGCGTACGACGCGAAACGATCACCGATATCGCGCAGACGTTGCAGAAGCTCGGGCTGATTCGGCAGCATCGCGGCTCGATCGTGCTGACCGATCCGGCGGCGCTCGCCAACGCGACATGCGGCTGCCATCGCGCGATCCGCGACGAGGCGCAGCGCATCCTCGCGTTCGGTCGCGAGACGCGCGCGCAGACGGAATGCCGCGTGCATACGCTGTAA
- a CDS encoding winged helix-turn-helix domain-containing protein, giving the protein MLSRGEILALLGPRAAAKSERGLDVLVFRLRGLIENAVGGYRYIRTVRGKGYMFVPLGTLADDDVR; this is encoded by the coding sequence GTGCTGTCGCGCGGCGAGATCCTCGCGCTGCTCGGTCCGCGCGCGGCGGCGAAGTCGGAGCGCGGGCTCGACGTGCTGGTGTTCCGGCTGCGCGGGCTGATCGAGAACGCGGTTGGCGGCTATCGCTATATCCGCACCGTGCGCGGCAAGGGCTACATGTTCGTGCCGCTCGGCACGCTGGCGGACGACGACGTGCGTTGA